In one window of Candidatus Sulfuricurvum sp. RIFRC-1 DNA:
- a CDS encoding HypC/HybG/HupF family hydrogenase formation chaperone, with protein sequence MCLSIPSKVVSIDTELNIATVDTMGVQRTAGLDLMEEGTVAIGDYVLLHIGFIMNKIDEEDALESLRVYQEILEALDEEERRALVLEDDNCINREAP encoded by the coding sequence ATGTGTTTATCGATTCCCTCAAAAGTGGTCAGCATTGACACGGAACTTAACATTGCAACCGTCGATACGATGGGAGTTCAGCGGACAGCAGGATTGGATTTGATGGAAGAGGGCACAGTTGCAATCGGCGATTATGTACTGTTGCATATCGGATTTATCATGAACAAGATCGATGAAGAAGATGCTCTCGAATCTTTGAGAGTCTATCAAGAGATACTAGAGGCACTCGATGAAGAAGAACGTAGGGCGTTGGTGCTGGAAGATGACAATTGTATCAACCGAGAAGCCCCATGA
- the hypD gene encoding hydrogenase formation protein HypD — MSSLELKDLYDGFRNPEVIKSFQKLIAVEAKKLERTVNIMEVCGGHTHTIMKYGLTQLLPENINFIHGPGCPVCIMPKERIDHAYTLAMQEDVILLTLGDMIKVPGSHGSLQNARAKGADVRYVYSPMDALKVAEENPTKKIIFFAIGFETTTPMSAALLDVVIKRGIKNIFFHINHVTVPEVMKELIDSRDEHVNSYDHRIDAFIGPSHVSVISGSKIYAVFPEHYRIPVVVAGFEPVDVMEAIYMMIKQFNEGRSELEIQYKRLVTHEGNLKAQSLIEKYFEKVDLFKWRGMGNVPNSGLKLRDAFAAYDAEVLYKEVLPYDEIDDHKLCICGDILRGFAKPQDCSVFGTACKPSSPLGSCMVSSEGACAAYYKYGNLL, encoded by the coding sequence ATGAGTTCATTGGAACTCAAAGACCTCTATGATGGCTTTCGCAATCCCGAGGTAATCAAAAGCTTTCAAAAGCTGATTGCTGTCGAGGCAAAGAAGCTTGAACGAACCGTTAATATTATGGAGGTATGCGGCGGTCATACCCACACGATTATGAAATACGGTTTGACTCAGCTGTTACCGGAAAACATCAACTTTATCCACGGCCCGGGATGTCCGGTATGCATCATGCCCAAAGAGCGGATCGATCATGCTTATACGTTAGCGATGCAAGAGGATGTGATTTTACTGACATTGGGAGACATGATCAAAGTTCCGGGAAGCCACGGTTCGCTCCAAAATGCCCGTGCCAAAGGTGCCGATGTCCGTTACGTTTATTCGCCGATGGATGCGCTGAAAGTAGCGGAGGAGAATCCAACCAAAAAGATCATCTTCTTTGCGATCGGTTTTGAGACGACGACCCCGATGAGTGCCGCATTACTCGATGTGGTCATCAAACGCGGTATCAAAAACATCTTTTTTCATATCAACCATGTCACCGTACCTGAGGTGATGAAAGAGTTGATTGATAGCCGAGACGAGCACGTCAACAGCTACGATCACCGCATCGATGCGTTTATCGGACCCTCCCATGTGAGCGTGATCAGCGGATCGAAGATTTATGCGGTTTTCCCCGAACATTACCGTATCCCCGTCGTTGTGGCAGGATTTGAGCCGGTTGATGTGATGGAAGCGATTTATATGATGATCAAACAGTTTAACGAGGGACGTAGCGAGCTGGAGATCCAGTACAAACGGCTTGTCACCCATGAGGGGAACCTCAAAGCGCAATCGCTGATCGAAAAGTATTTTGAGAAAGTGGATCTGTTCAAATGGCGGGGGATGGGAAATGTCCCCAATAGCGGTTTAAAACTGCGTGATGCCTTTGCGGCGTACGATGCCGAGGTGCTTTACAAAGAGGTACTTCCCTACGATGAGATCGACGATCACAAACTTTGTATCTGCGGTGATATTCTGCGCGGATTTGCCAAACCGCAAGATTGCAGTGTATTCGGAACGGCATGTAAGCCGAGTTCTCCTCTGGGGAGCTGTATGGTGAGTTCAGAGGGGGCATGTGCCGCCTATTACAAATACGGGAATCTATTATGA
- a CDS encoding PAS domain-containing protein produces the protein MSNEYVLKDTDFLVSQTDEKGKILFANEDFCKIAGYTLEELVGKAHSIVRHRDMPRAAFKDLWDTIKSGKVWTGYVKNSTKSGGFYWVYATVYPNIACEDGTCGFMSCRRKASSDEIAEAERLYKTMN, from the coding sequence GTGAGTAATGAATATGTGTTGAAAGATACCGATTTCTTGGTATCACAGACGGACGAAAAGGGAAAAATTCTTTTCGCCAACGAAGATTTTTGCAAAATAGCGGGGTATACACTTGAGGAGTTAGTGGGTAAAGCGCATAGTATTGTCCGTCATCGAGATATGCCGCGTGCCGCATTCAAAGATTTGTGGGATACGATTAAAAGCGGTAAAGTTTGGACGGGATACGTTAAGAATTCGACCAAAAGCGGCGGTTTTTACTGGGTTTATGCTACGGTTTATCCAAATATCGCCTGTGAAGATGGCACCTGTGGATTCATGTCATGTCGACGAAAAGCATCTTCTGATGAGATTGCCGAAGCTGAACGTCTCTACAAAACAATGAATTAA
- a CDS encoding DUF695 domain-containing protein produces MKTIDGNIASVLVNAGIAVELPSEDKFIVGFIKMKMHSPNERGLISEEEEAQLSFIEDKIEMESLRYRVGSYVGKIVSNGEITFIYYLKHDFDWPNAVQSAMIEFPDYQYEYGSKPDSEWEVYHKLLFPTPVEWQIIQNHKVCDHLKTQGDSLHLPRAIEHKAYFETVEKREGFITAIESEGFNVKDLVDANENIPMVGVSFYRQDKPFYYDIDTLTLYLINLSVHHSGAYDGWETSVVKI; encoded by the coding sequence ATGAAAACAATCGATGGCAACATTGCTTCGGTTTTAGTCAATGCAGGTATAGCCGTAGAGTTACCGAGTGAAGATAAGTTTATCGTCGGATTTATTAAGATGAAAATGCATTCTCCCAATGAACGGGGATTAATATCGGAAGAGGAAGAGGCTCAACTCAGTTTTATCGAAGATAAAATAGAGATGGAGTCATTGCGCTATCGTGTCGGAAGTTATGTCGGTAAAATTGTCTCCAATGGTGAGATAACTTTTATTTACTATCTCAAACACGATTTTGATTGGCCGAATGCGGTGCAATCGGCAATGATAGAGTTCCCTGACTACCAATATGAGTATGGTTCCAAACCTGACAGCGAATGGGAGGTGTATCACAAACTTTTGTTTCCCACCCCTGTTGAGTGGCAAATAATCCAAAATCATAAAGTGTGCGATCATTTAAAAACGCAGGGCGATTCGTTGCATTTACCGCGCGCGATTGAACATAAAGCCTATTTTGAAACGGTAGAAAAACGAGAAGGTTTTATCACAGCAATCGAATCGGAAGGATTTAACGTTAAAGACTTAGTGGATGCCAATGAAAACATCCCTATGGTAGGAGTTAGTTTTTACCGACAAGATAAACCTTTTTACTACGATATCGATACGTTGACTCTTTATTTAATCAATCTTTCGGTTCACCACAGCGGAGCTTATGACGGTTGGGAAACGAGTGTCGTAAAAATTTAG
- a CDS encoding FAD/NAD(P)-binding oxidoreductase: MSPEEIMKKIEAHKGLSRRDALKMMALSPVAASVLAGSAVATPVHASASDAVGKIVIVGGGSGALMTLSRLRRALSKPDITIIAPNEKHVYQPGQIFVAAGEYEPEDIIFDNTGYIGDDVTWIKDEVATFDPDNNKLTTKTGTIVDYDYLVVAAGVQYHYEQIEGLSVDMLGKHGIASVYQSDLAAGTAEGATITRDWFKALHEAAKTSKPRVICTQPSTPLKCGGAPQKILYLSDDYLKRDNLDADFIFATAGEKLFSLPEIDAAIQKVQKGYGNITNKFGHELIRIDAEKKVATFHHTYQVQGEYDKEFEEYEMIDKEEEVTLEYDFIHISPPTAAVDAVANSLLGWQKGTAKGWLEVDRETLQHRRYKNVFGIGDVCGIPVGKTGGSARHQGPIVVGNLISVMEKKEPSLKFDGYTVCPLKTSYGEIIMAEFNYDGLAPSFPLDPAKPRWVWWVFDLYMLQPMYRYLMLNGLM, encoded by the coding sequence ATGAGTCCAGAGGAAATCATGAAAAAGATTGAAGCACATAAAGGGCTTTCCCGTCGTGACGCACTGAAAATGATGGCGTTATCGCCGGTAGCCGCATCCGTACTCGCCGGATCAGCAGTTGCGACACCCGTACACGCTTCAGCTTCTGATGCGGTGGGAAAAATCGTCATTGTCGGCGGTGGATCGGGTGCGCTGATGACACTGTCGCGCTTACGCCGGGCTCTTTCCAAACCGGATATCACCATTATCGCTCCGAATGAAAAACATGTCTATCAACCGGGTCAGATTTTTGTTGCGGCGGGGGAATATGAGCCGGAGGATATTATTTTTGATAACACCGGATACATTGGGGATGATGTAACCTGGATCAAAGATGAAGTGGCCACGTTTGATCCCGATAACAATAAGCTAACCACCAAAACGGGAACCATTGTCGATTACGATTATCTCGTGGTTGCGGCCGGAGTCCAATACCATTATGAGCAAATCGAGGGGCTGAGTGTCGATATGCTGGGGAAACACGGTATCGCGAGTGTCTATCAAAGTGACCTCGCAGCCGGAACGGCAGAGGGGGCTACAATTACCCGTGATTGGTTTAAGGCGCTTCATGAAGCGGCAAAAACCTCTAAACCTCGTGTTATCTGCACTCAACCCTCCACTCCGCTCAAATGCGGCGGTGCACCGCAAAAAATCCTCTATCTCAGCGACGATTACCTCAAGCGTGATAACTTGGACGCTGATTTCATCTTTGCAACAGCGGGTGAAAAACTTTTTAGTCTCCCTGAGATTGATGCGGCTATACAAAAAGTTCAAAAAGGGTACGGTAATATCACCAACAAATTCGGACATGAACTGATTCGAATCGATGCCGAGAAAAAAGTAGCAACCTTCCATCATACTTATCAGGTACAGGGTGAATACGACAAAGAGTTCGAAGAGTATGAGATGATCGACAAAGAAGAAGAGGTAACGCTGGAATACGATTTTATCCATATTTCTCCTCCGACAGCCGCAGTCGATGCCGTGGCCAACTCACTGCTCGGATGGCAAAAAGGGACGGCAAAAGGGTGGCTGGAAGTCGATCGTGAGACGCTGCAGCACCGTCGCTATAAAAATGTATTCGGTATCGGAGACGTGTGCGGCATTCCTGTCGGTAAAACCGGGGGAAGTGCACGTCATCAAGGGCCGATTGTGGTCGGAAACCTTATTTCGGTGATGGAGAAAAAAGAGCCTTCGCTCAAATTTGACGGCTATACGGTCTGTCCTCTTAAAACATCGTACGGTGAGATTATTATGGCAGAATTTAACTATGACGGTTTAGCTCCGTCATTCCCGCTCGATCCGGCGAAGCCTCGATGGGTATGGTGGGTATTTGATCTCTACATGCTTCAACCCATGTACCGTTATCTGATGCTAAACGGATTAATGTAA
- a CDS encoding hydrogenase maturation protein: protein MRILLVVSAFNSLSQRLFCHLRDRGENVGVAFAINDAQLIAEVETFSPDIIIAPFLKKRIPETIWSAIPTFIVHPGIAGDRGAHALDWAILNRSSEWGVTILRANGEYDAGDIYAHGTFTMPQGSKASIYRNETTTLAIELVDELLDVLNEPTFIPLAQHENTLSGSAHRAMTQSDRRIDWENDTTESIITKIRSADSHPGVLDTILGVECTLYGAHREGRLRGGIKEILAKREGAICLGTKDGAIWITHLKERHLPSIKLPATYVLKDRLKGVMEDRLPLFVDPSLETFKEITYLERDEVGYLGFDFHNGAMGAHQCVRLKYALDHLKQSGIKVLVLMGGEEFFSNGIHLNIMEDSKKSDEDGWSNIHSMNEAVKSILLCDEVLTVSALRRNAGAGGVFLALASDFVVAREGVVLNPHYQTLGLHGSEYWTYTLPRRVGEIKADELTSSCLPISAVHAEAIGLVDTVLSEDEERYLPELHQYCKELYEDEERYEELLDIKRQKIHHTSFTEEIQRHREIELERMYPSFYDPASEFNRLRKDFVYKLCPIQTPIYLQGVGNA from the coding sequence TTGCGTATTTTATTGGTGGTCAGTGCTTTTAATTCCCTCTCTCAACGGCTCTTTTGCCATCTTAGAGATCGCGGAGAGAATGTGGGAGTTGCTTTTGCAATTAACGATGCGCAGCTCATTGCGGAAGTGGAAACCTTTTCTCCCGATATTATCATCGCGCCGTTTTTAAAGAAGAGAATTCCCGAAACGATCTGGAGTGCGATACCGACCTTTATCGTCCATCCGGGGATTGCCGGAGATCGGGGCGCCCATGCACTCGATTGGGCCATTTTAAACCGATCATCGGAATGGGGTGTCACGATTCTGCGCGCCAACGGTGAGTACGATGCAGGAGATATCTACGCACACGGGACATTCACCATGCCGCAGGGGAGTAAAGCATCTATTTATCGCAACGAAACGACGACTCTCGCTATAGAGTTGGTGGATGAACTGTTAGACGTGCTGAATGAGCCGACGTTTATTCCGTTGGCTCAACACGAAAATACTTTAAGCGGTTCGGCGCACAGAGCGATGACGCAGAGTGATCGTCGGATCGACTGGGAGAACGACACTACCGAGAGTATCATTACTAAGATTCGATCCGCCGACAGCCATCCGGGTGTTCTGGATACTATTTTAGGGGTAGAGTGTACCCTCTACGGTGCTCATCGCGAGGGGAGGCTTCGCGGCGGGATCAAAGAGATTCTCGCCAAGCGTGAGGGGGCGATTTGTCTGGGGACGAAAGATGGAGCGATTTGGATTACCCATCTTAAAGAGCGTCATCTTCCGAGCATCAAACTCCCCGCAACCTATGTGCTTAAAGATCGGCTCAAAGGGGTGATGGAAGATCGATTGCCGTTGTTCGTCGATCCCTCTTTAGAGACGTTCAAAGAGATCACCTATCTTGAGCGTGATGAGGTAGGGTATCTCGGATTTGATTTTCATAACGGTGCGATGGGTGCGCATCAGTGTGTCCGGTTGAAATACGCGCTCGATCATCTCAAACAATCGGGGATCAAAGTGCTGGTATTGATGGGGGGAGAAGAGTTTTTCTCCAACGGCATCCATCTGAACATCATGGAAGACTCCAAAAAATCGGATGAAGACGGATGGTCGAACATCCATTCGATGAACGAAGCGGTCAAATCGATTTTACTGTGCGATGAGGTGCTCACGGTGAGTGCATTACGGCGCAACGCGGGAGCGGGAGGGGTCTTTTTAGCCCTTGCTTCCGATTTCGTCGTTGCACGTGAGGGAGTGGTATTAAATCCCCACTACCAAACACTTGGGCTTCACGGGAGCGAGTATTGGACCTATACTTTGCCTCGCCGTGTCGGAGAGATTAAAGCGGACGAACTGACCAGCAGCTGTCTGCCGATCAGTGCCGTACATGCGGAGGCTATTGGTTTGGTCGATACGGTTTTATCCGAAGATGAGGAGAGGTATTTACCGGAGCTTCATCAGTATTGTAAGGAACTGTATGAGGATGAAGAGCGCTATGAGGAGCTTTTGGATATCAAACGTCAAAAAATCCATCATACCTCGTTTACGGAGGAGATTCAGCGTCATCGTGAGATTGAACTGGAGCGGATGTATCCGAGTTTTTACGATCCTGCCAGTGAGTTTAACCGTCTGCGCAAAGATTTCGTTTACAAACTGTGTCCGATACAGACACCCATCTATTTACAAGGAGTAGGAAATGCATGA
- the hypB gene encoding hydrogenase nickel incorporation protein HypB — MCKDCGCSITDHDHHHDHHDHDTHHHHDHGDHDHHSHDHHAAHETLHHNPQLNDSKTIAVIKKILDKNDQEAHHNREHFNEHGVLAINLMSSPGSGKTTLLEKMGALAPFKFGVIEGDLETSRDADRLKAVGIDAVQIQTGSACHLDAFMVHKGLHDLPLAPLDVCFIENVGNLVCPASYDVGSHLNIVLVSIPEGEDKIAKYPVMFRTADLILITKTDLLPYFQYDIEREKSEARKIKPNVDILEVNINDEASIKRVIEWIEFKRKMRA; from the coding sequence ATGTGCAAAGACTGCGGCTGTTCTATTACGGATCACGATCACCATCATGATCACCACGACCACGACACTCATCATCACCATGATCATGGAGACCATGACCATCACTCTCATGATCATCATGCGGCGCATGAAACATTGCACCATAATCCGCAGTTGAACGATTCTAAAACCATCGCGGTGATCAAAAAGATTTTGGACAAGAACGATCAAGAAGCGCACCATAATCGCGAACATTTCAATGAGCACGGGGTATTAGCGATTAACCTTATGAGCTCACCGGGAAGCGGAAAAACAACCCTTTTGGAAAAAATGGGTGCGTTGGCTCCGTTTAAATTCGGTGTCATCGAAGGGGATTTGGAGACGTCGCGTGATGCGGATCGTCTCAAAGCGGTTGGAATCGATGCCGTACAGATTCAGACGGGGAGTGCGTGTCATCTGGATGCGTTTATGGTTCATAAGGGGCTACATGATCTGCCGTTAGCTCCTTTGGATGTCTGTTTTATCGAAAATGTCGGGAACCTCGTCTGTCCGGCAAGCTACGATGTCGGATCGCATTTGAACATTGTCCTTGTCTCTATTCCTGAGGGGGAAGACAAGATCGCCAAATATCCGGTGATGTTTCGCACCGCCGATTTGATTCTTATCACCAAAACCGATCTCCTCCCCTATTTTCAATACGACATTGAGCGTGAAAAATCCGAAGCGCGTAAGATCAAACCGAATGTCGATATTTTAGAGGTGAACATCAACGATGAGGCATCGATTAAAAGAGTGATTGAATGGATTGAATTTAAACGAAAGATGAGAGCGTAA
- a CDS encoding methyl-accepting chemotaxis protein — protein MKNSIKITIITIIAALGLLVGLLTQSVGVLVGVVIVVLVVGIWLITSANGREESVQKQLDNFIQLLQFKRNRLTLMDAEIGSTEEKLNALSKAHEEMLQQDTLVAGEMVLLADKVRQGHYACRIGSDTKTPHVHILRKTMNTMLDATEANLDTAIRVLEALSEGKFSTRAEVKVSGKMETMLQHINDLAGALETMEFQNNEAKEVLNNNTKNLKATIEDLRATKFVELNGMINSTVERIQSVAGKEHELSGNLQALVGNAQETKAILVTIGDIADQTNLLALNAAIEAARAGEHGRGFAVVADEVRKLAERTQKSLAEISATINILIQAINDNSESLNKNMDEMIDLTQYVGTVDQKMDELLTSMDSMS, from the coding sequence ATGAAGAATTCGATAAAAATAACGATTATAACTATTATTGCTGCACTTGGTTTATTGGTTGGGCTATTGACACAAAGCGTAGGTGTTTTAGTCGGTGTCGTGATTGTTGTACTTGTGGTCGGAATATGGTTGATCACGAGTGCAAATGGAAGAGAAGAGTCTGTTCAAAAGCAATTGGATAATTTTATTCAGCTGTTGCAGTTCAAGCGTAATCGTCTTACGTTAATGGATGCAGAGATAGGGAGTACCGAAGAGAAGCTGAACGCTTTGTCCAAAGCTCATGAAGAGATGCTGCAACAAGATACGTTGGTAGCAGGCGAGATGGTCTTGTTAGCCGACAAAGTACGTCAGGGGCATTATGCGTGTCGTATCGGGAGTGATACAAAAACGCCGCACGTTCACATACTGCGAAAAACGATGAATACGATGCTTGATGCGACGGAAGCAAACTTGGACACTGCAATCCGCGTGTTAGAAGCGTTGAGCGAAGGGAAGTTTTCCACCCGTGCCGAGGTCAAAGTATCGGGGAAAATGGAGACAATGCTTCAGCATATCAATGACTTAGCCGGTGCATTGGAGACGATGGAGTTCCAAAACAACGAAGCCAAAGAGGTTTTAAATAATAATACCAAAAACCTCAAGGCAACCATCGAAGATCTACGCGCCACCAAATTTGTCGAACTCAACGGGATGATTAATTCCACGGTAGAACGGATACAAAGTGTCGCAGGGAAAGAGCATGAACTCTCCGGCAATTTACAAGCGCTTGTCGGGAATGCTCAAGAGACCAAAGCGATTTTGGTGACGATCGGGGATATTGCCGATCAAACCAATCTCCTAGCCCTCAATGCGGCGATTGAAGCGGCTCGAGCAGGTGAACACGGGCGCGGATTCGCCGTTGTCGCCGATGAAGTGCGCAAACTCGCAGAACGTACCCAAAAAAGTCTCGCTGAAATTTCTGCAACGATCAATATTCTAATTCAAGCAATCAATGACAACAGCGAATCGCTTAATAAAAATATGGATGAGATGATAGATTTAACCCAATATGTCGGAACCGTCGATCAAAAAATGGATGAACTGCTCACGTCGATGGATTCAATGAGCTAA
- the hypA gene encoding hydrogenase maturation nickel metallochaperone HypA, giving the protein MHEYSIVQALLTQCEDIARENEAESVTKIVVKIGKMSGVEPHLLEIAFNTFKEKTVCDSADFVLNVQPLVIECKQCGTATELSEIYYKCPACESLDVKVIDGEDMYLMTLEME; this is encoded by the coding sequence ATGCATGAGTATTCGATTGTGCAGGCGTTGTTAACACAATGTGAAGATATAGCGCGTGAGAATGAAGCGGAATCGGTGACGAAGATTGTCGTAAAAATCGGTAAAATGTCCGGCGTAGAGCCGCATCTGCTTGAAATCGCGTTTAATACGTTTAAAGAAAAAACGGTGTGTGACAGCGCTGATTTTGTACTGAACGTTCAGCCTCTTGTGATTGAATGTAAGCAATGCGGTACCGCAACCGAACTGAGTGAGATATATTATAAATGTCCAGCGTGTGAAAGTTTGGATGTCAAAGTGATCGATGGTGAAGATATGTATTTAATGACGTTGGAAATGGAGTAG
- the hypE gene encoding hydrogenase expression/formation protein HypE, which produces MTKNIVLAQGNGGEENAELISKIFYKHFKNEILAKSEDAAIIDGGRLAFTTDSFTVSPIFFDGGDIGKLSICGTCNDLAMMGAKPTYMTCAVIVEEGFSVEELEKIVRSMKKELEINGAMIVCGDTKVVPRGSVDKIFINTTGVGVVQKSGISSNSVSEEDVIIVSNEIGKHGATIFANREGMEFSSNLQSDCTSLWPLVEKLLSEGIAITAMRDATRGGVAAVLNEWAKQSKVCIEVNEEAIPVSDDVRGICEILGFEAYNLANEGTFVLAVKRSDAERAVDVLKTFEEGVKASIIASVTHQYDGRVLLLSPWGSKRFMDLPTGELLPRIC; this is translated from the coding sequence ATGACAAAAAATATTGTACTCGCCCAAGGCAACGGCGGGGAAGAAAACGCTGAACTGATCTCCAAAATATTTTACAAACATTTTAAAAACGAGATTCTGGCAAAAAGCGAAGATGCGGCGATTATCGACGGAGGGCGTTTAGCGTTTACGACGGACAGTTTTACCGTCAGCCCTATCTTTTTTGACGGCGGTGATATCGGGAAACTGAGCATTTGCGGTACGTGTAACGACCTCGCAATGATGGGGGCGAAACCGACCTATATGACGTGCGCGGTGATTGTCGAAGAGGGGTTTTCGGTTGAAGAGCTGGAGAAGATCGTCCGCTCGATGAAAAAAGAGTTAGAGATTAACGGTGCCATGATCGTTTGCGGGGATACCAAAGTGGTTCCGCGCGGAAGTGTCGATAAGATTTTTATCAATACGACGGGTGTGGGCGTTGTCCAAAAAAGCGGGATATCTTCGAACAGCGTGAGCGAAGAGGATGTGATCATCGTCTCCAACGAGATCGGCAAACACGGCGCGACGATTTTTGCCAACCGCGAAGGGATGGAGTTCAGCAGCAATCTTCAAAGCGATTGTACGTCGTTATGGCCGTTGGTCGAAAAACTCCTCTCGGAGGGGATAGCGATTACGGCGATGCGCGATGCGACGCGCGGCGGTGTTGCGGCGGTGTTGAACGAATGGGCGAAGCAGTCCAAAGTGTGTATCGAAGTGAACGAAGAAGCCATTCCGGTAAGCGATGACGTACGGGGAATCTGCGAGATTTTGGGATTCGAGGCGTACAATCTGGCGAATGAGGGGACGTTTGTTCTCGCCGTTAAACGCTCCGATGCTGAGCGTGCGGTGGACGTGTTAAAAACATTCGAAGAGGGTGTAAAGGCGAGCATCATCGCCTCGGTAACCCATCAGTATGACGGACGGGTTCTCCTTCTTAGTCCGTGGGGATCGAAACGGTTCATGGATTTGCCTACGGGTGAGTTATTGCCTCGAATATGTTAA